One genomic window of SAR202 cluster bacterium includes the following:
- a CDS encoding proline--tRNA ligase, with the protein MKFSNLFGKTQKNISTNAESISHQLMLRAGFILQIAAGVYAYMPIAYKAFRKIENIIRNELNKSGAQEVHMPALQPVDLWEKSNRKESYGPVLFQLKDRRERELVLGPTHEEVITQMVKSNVESYRDLPLNLYQIQVKFRDEARPRAGLLRGREFHMKDAYSFDIDQKGLDKRYDQMVEVYKSIFQKCGLPVLVVQADSGAIGGKDSQEFILTTDVGEDTIIYCNSCEYVANSEKAVFKHDELPIEDELNLIEVSTPLVKTIEDVSKFFNCDTKKTIKSVIYMIENELVMVSIRGDLDINEIKLSNIFKGKDLRLATDEELIKSDLLPGFISPVGLQGKSNFHFLFDNSLKTGSNFISGGNKIDSHYNNVNIPRDILVSEFNDLALADNGYRCSECNDTLSTTKGVEVGHVFKLGTSYSESLGAYYTDENGSQKPILMGCYGIGVGRVLAAAIEQNHDDKGIVFPSEISPYQIHLVGINLNDNYVAESCEDIYNRLNDNDYEIIFDDRDESAGVKLADADLMGFPIRMVVSSRSLKNNSVEIKLRKESESFLVEINKLEEYLSSIR; encoded by the coding sequence ATGAAATTTTCAAACTTATTTGGTAAGACACAAAAAAATATCTCCACAAATGCTGAAAGTATTAGCCATCAATTGATGCTAAGAGCAGGATTTATACTTCAAATTGCAGCTGGCGTATATGCGTATATGCCTATTGCTTATAAAGCCTTTAGGAAAATAGAAAACATAATAAGAAATGAATTAAATAAATCTGGTGCCCAAGAAGTTCATATGCCTGCATTACAACCAGTTGACCTTTGGGAAAAATCTAATCGAAAAGAATCATATGGTCCTGTACTCTTCCAACTTAAAGATAGACGAGAAAGAGAATTGGTATTAGGACCTACTCATGAAGAAGTGATAACACAAATGGTAAAAAGCAATGTTGAATCTTATAGAGATTTACCATTAAATTTATATCAAATTCAGGTTAAATTTAGAGATGAAGCAAGACCAAGAGCAGGGCTTTTACGAGGTAGAGAATTTCATATGAAGGACGCTTATTCATTTGATATTGATCAGAAAGGTTTAGATAAACGTTATGATCAAATGGTAGAAGTCTATAAAAGTATTTTTCAGAAATGCGGATTACCTGTTTTAGTTGTTCAGGCAGATAGCGGAGCTATAGGAGGAAAAGATTCTCAAGAGTTTATACTTACTACTGATGTAGGAGAAGATACCATAATATATTGTAATTCTTGTGAATATGTAGCTAATAGTGAAAAAGCTGTATTTAAACATGATGAATTACCCATTGAAGATGAATTAAATCTTATAGAAGTAAGCACACCCCTAGTTAAGACAATTGAAGATGTATCCAAATTTTTTAATTGTGATACCAAAAAAACCATTAAGTCGGTAATCTATATGATTGAAAACGAACTCGTTATGGTGTCAATTAGAGGAGATTTAGATATTAATGAAATTAAATTGAGTAATATTTTTAAAGGAAAAGATTTACGTTTAGCTACTGATGAAGAATTAATAAAGTCTGACTTATTACCTGGTTTCATATCTCCTGTAGGACTACAAGGTAAATCAAATTTTCATTTTTTATTCGATAATTCACTAAAAACAGGTAGTAATTTTATATCTGGTGGTAACAAAATTGATTCTCATTATAATAATGTAAATATACCAAGAGATATTTTAGTATCAGAGTTTAATGATCTGGCATTAGCAGATAATGGGTACAGATGTAGTGAATGTAATGATACTTTAAGTACTACTAAAGGTGTTGAAGTAGGACATGTTTTTAAATTAGGCACATCGTATTCTGAAAGCTTAGGAGCTTATTATACTGATGAAAATGGTTCTCAGAAACCTATATTAATGGGATGTTATGGTATAGGTGTTGGGCGTGTATTAGCTGCAGCAATTGAACAAAATCATGATGACAAAGGGATAGTTTTTCCTTCTGAAATCTCTCCATATCAAATACACTTAGTTGGAATAAACTTAAATGATAATTATGTTGCAGAGTCTTGTGAAGATATATATAACCGTTTAAATGACAATGATTATGAAATAATATTTGATGATAGAGATGAAAGTGCTGGTGTTAAACTCGCAGATGCTGATTTGATGGGTTTTCCGATTAGGATGGTAGTGTCTTCTAGAAGTTTGAAAAATAATTCTGTTGAAATAAAATTAAGAAAAGAGTCAGAATCTTTCCTAGTTGAAATAAACAAATTAGAAGAGTACTTAAGTTCTATACGTTAG